Part of the Phoenix dactylifera cultivar Barhee BC4 unplaced genomic scaffold, palm_55x_up_171113_PBpolish2nd_filt_p 001398F, whole genome shotgun sequence genome is shown below.
TGATATCGACATTATTAATACCAGCATTTATATAAGAAACAAAGTATAGAAATTTTCATCATTAATATCGCTGTCAATAATACCAACCTATATATAACATGTCGTTTATAGTTCTTTTCAATTATTCTTTAAATGCAATAAAAtgacaaaaataaattataacaaATAGAAGGTTTTGatggttaaattttatttgcatattaagtaatttatcttaacaatgatCAAGACTCGTCATTAATAATGGTGTTATTAATGCCAGCATTCCTACAATGAAAGGAGAATTTTGTGAGATTCTTCTTGTAGAAATTTCCATCATTAATATCAATCTCATATGTGCAAATATTTTTCCTCCTTAACCTAACAATTAttgaaatataatataacaatttAACAAACTATAATAAATAGAAGGTTTCAgtatttgaattttaatttcagATGAAACAATTAATCTTAATTATGGCCAAGTATATCAGTATTGGCAATATTAATATCTATTCCATATTAACCAATGAACTTTAATGATAATTGAGCATATTACTACTAACATCATTAATGTATATTGCatgttaaatattaaattttaatgatgatcAAGTAAGTTAATACTAGCTTTTCCATGACAATGGATAATTTTGCAcaaacatatatttatataaatatatatatataatagaatacCCCATCttttttagttttatattttgaaaaaccAAAGGCATCTATTCATCCCTGTCTCAGTGAGATCATAGTGGGTGGCAGGCACCGAGATGGCTGAGATTATGCATGGTTTCTTTCGACCGAGACGAAAGTTCCAGCAAAAAGATGTTGATGTATCTTTAGGTTCTTCCAAATTTTCTCCAACAGTATATTCAGAATAATGCTACAAATTAGACTAAGCTTATTTATTTGCTATGTTATATCTGGAAATCCAGGAATATGGAACAATTTCAGAATGAATTACTTTCTCCGATTCGCATTCACAAGAGCTGTCATGTCTTAAGCTGAGGAATATCCCGACTCCATCAATTTTAATGGACCGATCCACCAAGGTAACTCTGGAGTTGCACAAGAACGCATCTCTGATCTCCTCctcgctctttcttttcttttcttttcttctttcttcttctgatttttttttttgttgttgttgtttttgtttGGTAAGAAGGCATGGCCCCAACCCTGGTTCCCCACCCCACTTCCAACCTAACCCCGCCAATATCTCATTCAATGACCCTTCTTCACCTGTCCTACCGGGGAAAGAGACGTCAATAATGTATCTTTTTCCACATTTTTGATCCGATATAAATTCTTTAGCATTAGTCAAACACGAGGAAGGCAAATATGATTGGAGTTCGACgttcattagtttctttagttTCACCACGTAAGAATTTTTAGCACTGCTATGGACTCCTTGGGTTCGGAAAGAGGTGATAGAAAAGTGTGgttaacaaaaaattaaaaaatattttatctttGGTCGGGAGATTTAAAAAACATTCTCAtgaaaatacttttttttatattttatgggAAAGAAAAATCTCTTTGCATATGTTTTTAACTATAATTACCCTTAAGTTACCATAATACttttaatagctatttttaTAGTTAATCTTAAACTAGTAAAATATACTCTTAAAAATTACTATAATATAAAGAAGATatgataattttattattaaaaatatattaataatgattaaaaattaTCACTATATAAAGAAGTTATCTAACTATTAAAAATTGTTAGGATTCTAAAAACTCAAcccaataaaaattttaaatatctaTTTCAAATATCTAAAAATATCTATTAAAAATTATGCATGCGGTGTTTCACAGGTATTTTACATAACTTCATTAAGGGCATAAGAAGTATTTTGCACAACTTTATGAGAAAAATAAATGCTCAATCAAATATAAGTtactatgcaaaatatatttttatattatttttttaataattaactAAATATGTAAAAACTACTTTTTCAAATATCATATTAatgctttcttaaaaaatatttcaaaaaagtTAATTTGTTTTCACGAATCAAATGAGTCCAAAGGATCTCCATCTTGACAATAATCCCCCTTCCTGCAAGTTATTTATAACTCCTGGGGCCGCCATCTCAAATCGAGGCAAAAGAAGGTTGCATCTTCCTTCACAGGAATCCATTGTTGAATCATTTACGCATCATTCATACCAGCGGATCTGTGCTAAGGAAGGTCAATCCTTCATTTGCGCGGAAGATACAGCTCCGAGATCTGCTTTCGAGTCCATGTGCATTTTACTAAGTGTTTGTTCAATGAAATCCACATTACCCTTATTTCTTTCATCTCATTTCTTAACAAGCCAATGGTCCTAATAACTTGCAAGGGTAGGAAGTAGGAACGAGAAGTCCATCATGGATTTGATATGATCCTCCCAACCTTGGTCCACTTGACTTCCAAACCTCACCATGCATGACCAGGAGGCAGGCTGGTTTTCTTTACCATTTCAATTGGAAACCATAACGGTAGATCCAGCATTGGATTCCAAAGAACGCATCTCCTTCCATTACACCCTCTGTAATAAGTGGGAGGGCGCCCTCAGTGGGCGCTCCTGCCTGTCATCAGACGCCTTCACCCCCCGCCCCGCCGCCCAAAGCCTGGTCAGACAAAACGGCCAATCTGTACGGTGGAGACATCCTTTTTCACGCAGCAGTTGAATCAACATAAAAAGCTGAATCGTTCTGCCATTTGTCGCGGGGAAAGGGTTGTACCTTCCTCGGCCCAAAGCATGGTCAGACGAAACGGCTAATCTGTACAGTGGAgacatcttctttttttttatttttttaaatcggCTGCAACATTGCTCGCATATGAGCATCGCCAGCTACATCACTATCAAGGAAGCTACAGAAAACAGAAGGAACTTAAGACTGTTGACGCTATAAGAACTCGCCTGAATGCTGAGCAATGAATGAGGCGACCCAATCGGCAGTCTGATTCACCTCTCGAGGGACGTGCCTTATCTGGATGACCTGACACTTCCATAACATCCGTCTTATGTCATCCAAAAGTGGGTGCTCCACCCTTTCCCGACCCTCCACTTGGAGGCGATCAATCAAAATGGCTGAATTCCTCTCCAGAATAATCCGATCAGCCATTAGCACATATCTCGCACGGGCTAGACCCTCCCATGCAACCCTGAGCTTCGCCCCAAATGTCGAGGTCTCGAAGGAACGACATCCCCGCGCAACAACCAATCTGGCCCTatggtccctgatcacaaatGCCACCCCTGTCCAATCTCCACCAGTGGGCAAGCTTCCGTCAAAATTTACCTTGAGATAGCCAGGAGGTGGAGGCTCTCAAGAGACAAGAACAAACCTGGGCGCTGTGGTAGTGATGCAGGGGTCCCAAATGTCCCTAGCCATCACAGATGAATCAGATTGAGCAGACTTAATGACTTCCACCGCCTGATGGAGAGCTCGCTCGACAATAAACCTCAGTGGTGTCCTCCTGCCCTCGAAGACTCTGGAATTCCTATCCAGCCAAATGTGATAAACCAGATAGACAGCAGCAATACCCCACCCAACAGTGCTCGGCCATCACAAGACAAACCTGACTTACCAGAGAAACTCTCCTACCGCAGAACCGGACTCCGAAAGAGGAAACGATGCCCTCTTCCAAACATGGGCTGCGAGACATCCTTTTTCATGCAGCAGTTGAATCAACATAAAAACCTAAATCATTCTGCCATTTGCCACGGGGAAAGGGTTGTACCTTCCTCGCGGAATAAGGATATACCTTTCTTCGTGCAAATCAACGCAGTGGTGGCTTGGCAGATGAATAGAAAGGTTTGGAATACTTTGAGATGGTCATTACGTCTTTCTCTTCCTGAATGGAAGATCCTACGGTTGGTGGTAAATTGAGAAATCATTAACCGCGTGGTGCGTTGTATGTGCCTCAGCGTAGTTGCCCCTAATCGGTTGAATCTTGGTAAGCACATAAGGCATTTTGAGGCCACAAACCAAACGCAAGATGTTGCTGTCTCGAGCAAGCATCTTGGTGCTACAATCACAGCCTCTCCCTTGAATTGCTgccattttgtttttttttggtggcaGCACATTACTATCGTATTAACCATGGTGAGGACTTGACATAATAAGAGTAGcatattataaattttaaaaaaaatcaagatttaTTTCCATTGTTTATGAGGTGGAGTTAAACAGGATACAGAATTACTGTGTCGATCTTAGCAGAGTGACACAGTTATATTTGAAGGGAGTGGACCACAGAGGCAATATTGGACCTTCAAAGTCTAAACTATCTTGATTAGTTCAGCAACGAATTGTGGAGATGGGTAAGATGCTGAAAGTAGTCAAGAAAGCATTCTGGTCTACAATTCACACACCAAACATGGGATAGCAGCAATTCACTGTCAGAACCGGCCGGTGGAATCTACCACCAATAATTCAGAGGATGGATACAAGGAGTGAGGGCTTTCAGAAGTGATGTGAACGGGGAGAACCCAACGAAGACCGATGAGTAAGTTCATACTTCACACAGGAAGGGTAGAGAAGATTTCTTATCCATGGTGGATAGACATTGGTTGTGATAAATGTGCATATCACAAGCTGGACTCATGCAGATGTAGTCAGGGAACATGTTGGTATTTGCCATTTTGGTGTGGGAAACAAAGTAGGCTAGGTTTGCAGCGACCAACTTGTTTCTAAAGCATCATCAAATGAAAACCAGCTAAACGTATTGGTTATATATTTGGCAGTATTACTATAGTAGCTCTTTGTGCTCTGTATGTATTAAAACGATACACAACAAGCTATAGTTTGTTTGAGTTGAGTGGCTTACATGTGGATAAAACTATTACAATATGTCAATGGGACTCAGTGAGTGGTAGATAAAATGCTTTAACTCATCGCATAATCCTtttagttgaaaatatgatcttATATATAGATCTTGGGAGATACATTACGTTTCTTCTACCAGTTGAATCTCTAAATAGCACTGTGTCGATCTTCATGTGTAATGCTCACAGGTAGTAGCATATGATACAATCGAAAAGAAGATGGCATTTTTTGATCCTTCTCCTGCTCAAAATTTTCTCTTCATCTCAGGAACCAAGGTATGGCATGTATCCTGCTGATTTGTCTCCTTCCAGTCAATGCATGATAATTAACCATTATAACTGTTTATTTTAAAGACATTGAGCCCTTTCGAGAGAAAATCTGTATCATCTAATTTGTTGCTGCAAGTATTACCTCACATTGTATTTTGCTATCAACATTATATTTAACATGTTAATATAACTATCTTTCCTCCAGATGCGCATGTATGCAAGAAATGGAGAGAGTCCTCCGGATGGTTTTATGTGCCTGGGCGGGTGGAAAATTCTAGCTGCCTATTATCAGAACTCGCAAAGTGAGGAAACAGCGAAACAGTCAGCTGCTGTGTCCGTTTAATCTCACGAACACGATGGTGCCGATCGGGATTGAAACAGATAGTGTACTTTATTGCCTTGACTGCTGTGCCAATAATAATCCATCCAATTTGAAGCTGAATTTTAGTTGAATTCATGTTGTTTTAGGTGCTTAGAATCTCATATTTGGATTGTTTTATTTTCCCGGCATTTAGTTTTGTTTTTCTGATGGTATGATTTGGAGTCAATGAAAGGAAGCAAAGATCATGTTTGAATGCTGGAATGACCAGCAACTGCTGTTCAATGCTATCTAGATGTTTTGGCTTCTTATTTTTGGCacagattttatttatttatttatttattatctccaATGTTTAAGCAGAGATTGGAAGATGTGAGATGGTTCCTCTAGAGATACTAGtaagaataagaagaaaacttggATATCCAGTTTATTTTATGGGCTCTGAAAGAACAGAAGGATTGTGTGAATTACGTAtcctcatttttatttttccttctctttgaaTCAAGGGAACTGCAAGCATGCTTGAATTGGCTAATGAATGATCTGAACCATCGAAGCTAGGAAGTCCATATATTAGTGTTTGTGGATGCACTTTACATCATCCTTGATGCTTCGGTTTTAAGTGTTATGtactcaaaagaaattgtatgtcatccATCGTTTCAAAAACATTGATACAAGCCTCTGCAAATTCACAGGCACTTGGATTTGTCTTTCCATGTTTTCTGAGAAATTGTTCGACTTTTGTCTGCACCTCTCTTCGAGTCACTATCCTTCTTCTTTCTGCTATAATCAAGTTTCATGTtgtaataccaaaatatggttCAATAAAGAAATCAATGCTTTTGTTGCCCGTTGCTGATGGACCTCTCTCTaccaaaaactaaaaaaaaacagTTGTTGCCAACGGAATATGTTTAACGGTACAGTCAGTATACAGGTTGCACATTTTCACAAGGTAGCCAAAGCTCAGCCAGCCAATAACCTGGAGGCCATCATGCCTTTATAAGACTAAACCTGCCCTCCCTGCAGAAATTTCATGGAAGAAATATAATTTGGTCTTGTTGTAGAAATTAATTATATTGCACAAATCTAACGTGAAGAATCTGATACTTGCCCAAACAAATATTGTCCACCTCCAATTTTGATAAATCCGTTGCAACATATGGCAATATGCTTTGCATAAAgacaaaaataattataatttgttTGTTCCTGATAATATTCTATCTCTAGACGTCGTAAAGAATTGAGAAGTCCAATTTTCCTCAAGGCCTTCTTAAACAGAGGGAGCTCTGAATCAAGTTTCAAGGATGCAACATGGTTCCAGGAATACCAGCACCAGCCCTATATTCTGcccttgcttctttttttttttttcacatcgGCAACTCATACTAGTTTCATGTGAGTATTGCCATCAGAATCGAGACAAAATACTCTATAAAGCCGGAAGAACAGATACAAAGCGGATTCATAAAATCTATTCCAGATACAAAATACTCCCTTTGTTCAAGAATGACTCGTATAAATGCAGTTGTTGGCTCAGCTCCTACGACAAAGCCTGTCATCCGTAAGTTGAGAATCTGGGATTCCACAGAGCTGCCAACCAATATAGATCCGCTAGCGTAGAATGCATGGATGAATTGAACCAGCAGTGACTCGGTCAACATTACCATCAAAAAAACACCTGGCCATCCTTGGACAGGAAGTCAAAAAAACATTTCACCAAGGcaatttttttcaaagaaaCATTTCATCAAACACGGACATAACGAGCAAGAAACACAAAAGCTGGTGCGGAAGAAATGTTGGATATCTCGACCTTGGATTTAGACCGAAGTATCCCTACGCCAATCTCACCCGCCGGCTCCTTATGAGCTTCAAGCTCACCCTCACTGCACTGTCCTCCATACCCACGATATCTTCTCCTTTCACAGGAAAGAGCAATCCGGCAACCAGATCGGGAATCTGACGCAAAGCAGAGAATATGAGACCTTTGATGCTTCCTTGATTGGCCGCCACGGAGTCGCAGCTCGAGGCGTTCGATTCGGGGGGCCGTGGTCTCTTGTGAGGCGATCGGGGAGTCGAGGGTTTATTGGAAGAAGGGATCGGAGGTGGAATCGGGGCCACGCTTGACGCGTTCCATGGGattgggaggagaagaagaaggaaggaagtaGGTCAAGGATTTTCCATCGTTCGGGGATTCCGAGTCCGGAGGAATTGGGGATGGGGTGATCGGACGCAGGCCCGGCCAGAATCGGACAGGCGCCTCGCCGAGCGAAGTTTAGAATTAAACTCATTCTGACTCCTGAAATCAAGTTTCAAGATCAAGCGAATAACAAACTTAAAACAACTCGATCTATCCATCCAGCCAGCAACTCCTCAATCTAAACTCCAATTCAGTCGGATCACAAGCTCTGCTCCTATCGGAGGACATCATTCAATGATAAATCGAACGAAAAAACCGAAAAGGTAAATGAAGCCACTTAAAAAAAATCtgttttttttcattcattccaaataagaaaaaaaaattaaaggaagAGCAAGAACGAAACCTAGCAAAGAGGAAGGTAGCAGGCTGGTCGGATGACTCAATGGGTGAAGGCATAGAGGACGGTGGAGATGTAGACGACGAGGGCGGTGGAGACGAGAGTGACGAGCGCCGCCACCGCCCGGACGGCGGCGGCGCTGCCGCAGGAGAGCATCCCGAGGCGGATCTGGATGACGTTGACCATGGAGAGCAGCAGGAAGAGGCAGCCCATCATGGAGCCCACGGCCGAGGCCAGCATCCCGAGGCGGAGCGCCCGCGCGTTGATGTGTGCCCGGAAGGCGTCGTCGACGTCGTTGCTGTTTATAAGATTGATGGCGAGCTTGAGGCCCTGCGCGACGAggc
Proteins encoded:
- the LOC103703885 gene encoding uncharacterized protein LOC103703885 — its product is MDETRTRGQGRTEWYERSAMGETRSTTSIHVTALDGLVNVNSLFTIAVFVGLSLTSPGQRSLEGNSACDAGQDVIRNLLVFEVVSFSFFLFSSLVAQGLKLAINLINSNDVDDAFRAHINARALRLGMLASAVGSMMGCLFLLLSMVNVIQIRLGMLSCGSAAAVRAVAALVTLVSTALVVYISTVLYAFTH